A section of the Trachemys scripta elegans isolate TJP31775 chromosome 10, CAS_Tse_1.0, whole genome shotgun sequence genome encodes:
- the SLC24A5 gene encoding sodium/potassium/calcium exchanger 5 isoform X2: protein MQGGWRNRARGGRAASILLLLGALAAFHLPRRGAAAQRLPRDTENKTQCIPPPSSEFPDAFFTQQEREDGGIIIYFIIILYMFMAVSIVCDDYFLPSLESISESLGLSQDVAGATFMAAGSSAPELVTAFLGVFVTKGDIGVSTILGSAIYNLLGICAACGLLSSMVSRLSCWPLFRDCLAYAISAAAVLAMIFDSRIYWYEGASLLLIYGLYILVLCFDIKINQYIMKKFSPCCTCFAKAMEENTEQQPLIGWKEECEPLICRQSRIDSGIFHDESDYSQLSISLHGLDEISEDPPSVFTIPEADLKRIFWVLSLPIITLLYLTTPDCRRQFWKNWFMVTFFMSAVWISAFTYVLVWMVTIVGDTLAIPETVMGLTLLAAGTSIPDTVASVLVARKAAPKNASIWQSPAVLHSTWLKPAPVYCMQNSCIQFLTTVLKCTDLIPASARPRCIINTQGKKIIWY, encoded by the exons ATGCAGGGAGGCTGGAGGAACCGTGCAAGAGGCGGCCGGGCAGCCTCcatcctgctgctcctgggggctTTGGCCGCCTTTCACCTGCCTCGCAGGGGCGCTGCCGCTCAGCGGCTCCCCAGGGACACAG aaaataaaacacaatgcatcccccctccctcatCGGAATTTCCTGACGCATTTTTTACACAACAGGAGAGAGAAGATGGGGGGATCATTATCTATTTCATAATTATCCTTTACATGTTTATGGCTGTAtccattgtgtgtgatgattaCTTCCTTCCTTCTCTAGAGAGTATTAGTGAAT CCCTTGGCCTCTCTCAGGATGTTGCTGGAGCAACTTTTATGGCAGCTGGTAGCTCTGCTCCTGAATTGGTCACTGCTTTTCTAG GGGTATTCGTGACAAAGGGAGACATTGGAGTTAGCACCATCCTTGGATCTGCAATCTATAATCTTCTTGGTATCTGTGCAGCTTGTGGGTTGTTATCTAGCATG GTTTCGAGGCTGTCTTGTTGGCCACTGTTTAGAGACTGTTTGGCATATGCAATTAGTGCAGCAGCAGTCCTTGCAATGATATTTGACAGCAGAATTTACTG GTATGAAGGTGCTTCCCTGCTGCTGATTTATGGGTTATATATTCTGGTGCTGTGTTTTGATATTAAAATCAATCAATATATTATGAAGAAGTTTAGTCCCTGCTGTACTTGTTTTGCAAAAGCTATGGAAGAAAACACTGAACAGCAGCCATTAATTGGCTGGAAGGAAGAATGTGAACCACTAATTTGTCGACAATCAAGAATCGATAGTGGAATTTTTCATGATGAATCAGACTACTCACAACTTTCTATAAGTTTACATGGGCTTGATGAAATTTCTGAAG ATCCTCCAAGTGTCTTCACCATCCCTGAAGCAGATTTAAAAAGAATTTTCTGGGTGCTCTCTCTTCCTATTATTACACTACTCTATTTGACCACACCAGACTGCAGAAGACAGTTTTGGAAAAACTGGTTCATGGTGACATTTTTCATGTCAGCTGTGTGGATTTCTGCATTTACATATGTCCTTGTATGGATGGTAACAATAGTGG GTGATACGCTGGCAATTCCAGAGACAGTAATGGGTCTTACATTACTAGCAGCAGGGACAAGCATACCAGACACAGTTGCAAGCGTACTGGTGGCTAGGAAAG CAGCACCAAAGAATGCAAGTATATGGCAGAGCCCTGCTGTTTTGCACTCTACTTGGCTGAAGCCTGCTCCCGTCTATTGCATGCAGAACTCCTGCATCCAATTCCTCACAACAGTATTAAAATGCACAGACTTAATACCAGCCTCTGCAAGACCAAGATGCATCATCAatacacagggaaaaaaaataatctggtATTAG
- the SLC24A5 gene encoding sodium/potassium/calcium exchanger 5 isoform X1: MQGGWRNRARGGRAASILLLLGALAAFHLPRRGAAAQRLPRDTENKTQCIPPPSSEFPDAFFTQQEREDGGIIIYFIIILYMFMAVSIVCDDYFLPSLESISESLGLSQDVAGATFMAAGSSAPELVTAFLGVFVTKGDIGVSTILGSAIYNLLGICAACGLLSSMVSRLSCWPLFRDCLAYAISAAAVLAMIFDSRIYWYEGASLLLIYGLYILVLCFDIKINQYIMKKFSPCCTCFAKAMEENTEQQPLIGWKEECEPLICRQSRIDSGIFHDESDYSQLSISLHGLDEISEDPPSVFTIPEADLKRIFWVLSLPIITLLYLTTPDCRRQFWKNWFMVTFFMSAVWISAFTYVLVWMVTIVGDTLAIPETVMGLTLLAAGTSIPDTVASVLVARKGKGDMAMSNIVGSNVFDMLCLGLPWFIKTAFIDTSAPVEVNSSGLTYTAISLICSIIFIFLAVHLNGWKLDKKLGAICLVMYLAFTILSILYELGIIGNNPVKVCGG, from the exons ATGCAGGGAGGCTGGAGGAACCGTGCAAGAGGCGGCCGGGCAGCCTCcatcctgctgctcctgggggctTTGGCCGCCTTTCACCTGCCTCGCAGGGGCGCTGCCGCTCAGCGGCTCCCCAGGGACACAG aaaataaaacacaatgcatcccccctccctcatCGGAATTTCCTGACGCATTTTTTACACAACAGGAGAGAGAAGATGGGGGGATCATTATCTATTTCATAATTATCCTTTACATGTTTATGGCTGTAtccattgtgtgtgatgattaCTTCCTTCCTTCTCTAGAGAGTATTAGTGAAT CCCTTGGCCTCTCTCAGGATGTTGCTGGAGCAACTTTTATGGCAGCTGGTAGCTCTGCTCCTGAATTGGTCACTGCTTTTCTAG GGGTATTCGTGACAAAGGGAGACATTGGAGTTAGCACCATCCTTGGATCTGCAATCTATAATCTTCTTGGTATCTGTGCAGCTTGTGGGTTGTTATCTAGCATG GTTTCGAGGCTGTCTTGTTGGCCACTGTTTAGAGACTGTTTGGCATATGCAATTAGTGCAGCAGCAGTCCTTGCAATGATATTTGACAGCAGAATTTACTG GTATGAAGGTGCTTCCCTGCTGCTGATTTATGGGTTATATATTCTGGTGCTGTGTTTTGATATTAAAATCAATCAATATATTATGAAGAAGTTTAGTCCCTGCTGTACTTGTTTTGCAAAAGCTATGGAAGAAAACACTGAACAGCAGCCATTAATTGGCTGGAAGGAAGAATGTGAACCACTAATTTGTCGACAATCAAGAATCGATAGTGGAATTTTTCATGATGAATCAGACTACTCACAACTTTCTATAAGTTTACATGGGCTTGATGAAATTTCTGAAG ATCCTCCAAGTGTCTTCACCATCCCTGAAGCAGATTTAAAAAGAATTTTCTGGGTGCTCTCTCTTCCTATTATTACACTACTCTATTTGACCACACCAGACTGCAGAAGACAGTTTTGGAAAAACTGGTTCATGGTGACATTTTTCATGTCAGCTGTGTGGATTTCTGCATTTACATATGTCCTTGTATGGATGGTAACAATAGTGG GTGATACGCTGGCAATTCCAGAGACAGTAATGGGTCTTACATTACTAGCAGCAGGGACAAGCATACCAGACACAGTTGCAAGCGTACTGGTGGCTAGGAAAG gaaaAGGAGATATGGCTATGTCTAACATTGTAGGATCCAATGTATTCGATATGCTGTGTTTGGGATTACCTTGGTTTATAAAAACTGCCTTCATAGATACATCAGCACCTGTGGAAGTGAATAGCAGTGGTTTGACTTACACAGCTATTTCtcttatttgttccattatttttatttttctggcagTTCACCTGAATGGTTGGAAGTTAGATAAAAAACTGGGAGCAATCTGTCTAGTAATGTACTTAGCATTTACTATATTGTCAATTTTATATGAACTTGGGAtcatagggaacaatcctgtaaAGGTCTGTGGTGGCTAG
- the SLC24A5 gene encoding sodium/potassium/calcium exchanger 5 isoform X3, whose amino-acid sequence MQGGWRNRARGGRAASILLLLGALAAFHLPRRGAAAQRLPRDTALGLSQDVAGATFMAAGSSAPELVTAFLGVFVTKGDIGVSTILGSAIYNLLGICAACGLLSSMVSRLSCWPLFRDCLAYAISAAAVLAMIFDSRIYWYEGASLLLIYGLYILVLCFDIKINQYIMKKFSPCCTCFAKAMEENTEQQPLIGWKEECEPLICRQSRIDSGIFHDESDYSQLSISLHGLDEISEDPPSVFTIPEADLKRIFWVLSLPIITLLYLTTPDCRRQFWKNWFMVTFFMSAVWISAFTYVLVWMVTIVGDTLAIPETVMGLTLLAAGTSIPDTVASVLVARKGKGDMAMSNIVGSNVFDMLCLGLPWFIKTAFIDTSAPVEVNSSGLTYTAISLICSIIFIFLAVHLNGWKLDKKLGAICLVMYLAFTILSILYELGIIGNNPVKVCGG is encoded by the exons ATGCAGGGAGGCTGGAGGAACCGTGCAAGAGGCGGCCGGGCAGCCTCcatcctgctgctcctgggggctTTGGCCGCCTTTCACCTGCCTCGCAGGGGCGCTGCCGCTCAGCGGCTCCCCAGGGACACAG CCCTTGGCCTCTCTCAGGATGTTGCTGGAGCAACTTTTATGGCAGCTGGTAGCTCTGCTCCTGAATTGGTCACTGCTTTTCTAG GGGTATTCGTGACAAAGGGAGACATTGGAGTTAGCACCATCCTTGGATCTGCAATCTATAATCTTCTTGGTATCTGTGCAGCTTGTGGGTTGTTATCTAGCATG GTTTCGAGGCTGTCTTGTTGGCCACTGTTTAGAGACTGTTTGGCATATGCAATTAGTGCAGCAGCAGTCCTTGCAATGATATTTGACAGCAGAATTTACTG GTATGAAGGTGCTTCCCTGCTGCTGATTTATGGGTTATATATTCTGGTGCTGTGTTTTGATATTAAAATCAATCAATATATTATGAAGAAGTTTAGTCCCTGCTGTACTTGTTTTGCAAAAGCTATGGAAGAAAACACTGAACAGCAGCCATTAATTGGCTGGAAGGAAGAATGTGAACCACTAATTTGTCGACAATCAAGAATCGATAGTGGAATTTTTCATGATGAATCAGACTACTCACAACTTTCTATAAGTTTACATGGGCTTGATGAAATTTCTGAAG ATCCTCCAAGTGTCTTCACCATCCCTGAAGCAGATTTAAAAAGAATTTTCTGGGTGCTCTCTCTTCCTATTATTACACTACTCTATTTGACCACACCAGACTGCAGAAGACAGTTTTGGAAAAACTGGTTCATGGTGACATTTTTCATGTCAGCTGTGTGGATTTCTGCATTTACATATGTCCTTGTATGGATGGTAACAATAGTGG GTGATACGCTGGCAATTCCAGAGACAGTAATGGGTCTTACATTACTAGCAGCAGGGACAAGCATACCAGACACAGTTGCAAGCGTACTGGTGGCTAGGAAAG gaaaAGGAGATATGGCTATGTCTAACATTGTAGGATCCAATGTATTCGATATGCTGTGTTTGGGATTACCTTGGTTTATAAAAACTGCCTTCATAGATACATCAGCACCTGTGGAAGTGAATAGCAGTGGTTTGACTTACACAGCTATTTCtcttatttgttccattatttttatttttctggcagTTCACCTGAATGGTTGGAAGTTAGATAAAAAACTGGGAGCAATCTGTCTAGTAATGTACTTAGCATTTACTATATTGTCAATTTTATATGAACTTGGGAtcatagggaacaatcctgtaaAGGTCTGTGGTGGCTAG